The genomic DNA TCTCGCTACATTCAAACTCATAAGTAGCTTTAGAGATAAGATCATTTTTAAGGTTTTTATCTTGGATAATTAAATTTTTTAGTTCCCCTCCATAAGGCGGTATTAGTCCATTAGTATCTGTTTTGGTTTTTTGTTGCAATTCCATTTTTTAAATTGATAAAGAAAAATTTTGAAAAAAAAAAGGGGTTTAACCCCCTTTTGCTCTTAAGTAGGATTTATGCCTTTCTTCCGTAAAGCTCCCCAATTATTTTTACATCAAGTGGATCCTTTGAACCCATATCTGTATCTGAAGGTTGGATTGCCTCAAAAGTACCAGCAAATTCGTCTGTGTCAGAATCTACATTGTTGATTGAAAGAGTAATAACGCCAGTACCGTTTACATCAACTTTAATATTTTCTTTTGCAAGTTCTTCGTCATCGCCTCCTAATGCAACTAAACCTTGAGCATATTCAACACCAGTATTTTTAGCTCTTGCCTTAGGATCTAGAAAGTCACCAGTTCTATAGTTAGGTGTAAATGTTGAACCACTAATCTCGGTGCCTGGCTCAATTGATGAAGGTAAATCAGCTGTAAGATCTTTTGCTGAGAATGCAAATGGCACCTCTAAGCCACCAGGAGTTAATACGGTTATAAGTTGAAAATCAATACCACCTTTTTCATTGAAAGTTCCTGAATCTATATCTCCATAAACTTCTGTCACTGTGGTGTTATTTCTAGGACTAATAATTTTTGTAGAAACAAATTCTGCAGCTTTTCGTTTTGTCCCTGGCACTTTTACATAAACTTCTGTTGGATGCATGCATATTCCTTTAAGGCTATCTCCATTCCCTAGAGATATTGATCCGACAAGAGATGAGTCTAATGTAGGGCAATCATTAGCTTTTCCTGTGTTAACAACATCTGTGAATTGTGCATTTCCTCTTTCAGAAAAAGCAAATGTTTTAACAGGTACGAAAGCAAAAGTTATACAGATTGAAATAACAAAAGCTAAGAAAGAACGAATTCTCATAATTAAAGTTGCAGTAAAGTTCTGTGACGATAGATTCAAGGTCATCTAATAAGTTCAGTACGGATATTAC from Prochlorococcus marinus XMU1402 includes the following:
- a CDS encoding photosystem II manganese-stabilizing polypeptide; translated protein: MRIRSFLAFVISICITFAFVPVKTFAFSERGNAQFTDVVNTGKANDCPTLDSSLVGSISLGNGDSLKGICMHPTEVYVKVPGTKRKAAEFVSTKIISPRNNTTVTEVYGDIDSGTFNEKGGIDFQLITVLTPGGLEVPFAFSAKDLTADLPSSIEPGTEISGSTFTPNYRTGDFLDPKARAKNTGVEYAQGLVALGGDDEELAKENIKVDVNGTGVITLSINNVDSDTDEFAGTFEAIQPSDTDMGSKDPLDVKIIGELYGRKA